The sequence AAGGCCTATACTGGGGTATATATGACTATATACTCCAATAAAATATGTTATGGGAGGGCCAACGCTATTAAAAGAACCTCCTTTTTTATAAATCAACTTGTCTGTTAAAAAATATACGGGTGAACCTGACATGCCTGGATAGCCAACTCCATCAATCCATATTATCGGTTTACCTTCCTGATCTAAATCTGGTTCCGAAGCTATCAAACCAGATTTCCAAATTGGAAAGGAAGAGTTGCTTGTAATCCCTAGCGGGAAGCCCACAACAAATAAACGCTCGGTCGGAGACAGATAAACTGAATCGGGTAAAGGATGGTAATCAACTGTATATATTGTCAAATCAGGAATTGTATCCTTCAATGGTAAAGCAATCACATCGACCATTCCGGCACCAAGATTATATTCTTTAAATTGTTTCAACCCCTTTGAGTCAGTTAAAGCTTCCCATTTTATGACATGATCACCCAGGTTTTTTCCGTTGTGAATTATGGCTAATTTGTTGGGTTCTATTTGTTTAGCTTTCTCTTTATCTATCCAATTTTTGGTTTTCGGATCTTTATTGGTTACTACATGCCAGTTAGTTATTAAATAAAATCTAGTCTTTGATTTAATGACAAATCCAGTCCCTCGACCAACCTCAGTAGTATCTTTAAAGCTTACAAGTAAGAGACTCTTAACTGTTTCAGGGCGAATTATAATTTGAGCAAAGGAGATTCGTAACAATAGCGTGGATGCAATTACTAGAAGATAGAGTTTCATATGTGCTAATCGATTTATAAGGCTGATTTTAATGAATATATCCTATCCATAAGTAGATGTTTTTTTTTGCATTTAGGTTGTCTACCAAGCTATATCTTTCAATATAAAAAAAGCCTGGCCGAATGACCAGGCTTTTTCACGATGCTTTCTTATTTTGCTTTCGCTGTTGCATCACTTCGCTCCCTTTCAGTTCTGAGGAAACCCGGCGTTCGTCGGGCCTGCCGTACACCTCGAGGCCGTCAGCTGTCTTTCGTCCCAAGAGCACAATTACCGCATCTGTGGTTAGATTCAGCGTATTAAAACACCAGTCAGTAAATGTTTTACGCCCTGCCTTACTCGAAAGATCCGGATGCAGATTCAATTCCGCTGCGAGCAGCTTGAGCCAGAAATTGAACTTGGGCAAACTGACCAGTGGGAGCTTTTCCCAGCCACCATATTTCTGAATAATTTCATTCACCTCATCAAAAACCGGGACTTTAGAAGTCACCTCCGTTTTAATTCGGGCTTTCATGATCCAGACTTCGCCATCGATACCGCGCCGAGTAGCCGTTTTGTGCTGTTTGATAAAATCCTGTAAATCGCCATAGTGAAAGCCAGTCCGACACAAAATCACAAACACATCAGCAATTTGCTGGAGCCGGGGACTTCGGAATTTGTACGCCCGGAGCCTGGTAAATTCTTCCTCGGTTAAAAATACGGGATCATCGTAGACGATTCCCTTTACTTTATAACCGTCGAGGGGATTACGATCGACTAATTTATTGAGTTTTGACCAGATCATCACGTTTTTAATCGTCTGGGTTTGCTTGGCAACGTAGCTGTCGGCATGTCCGATTTTACCACTGTGGAGCCTAACCTTTTTCATCCAGTTGCGGTACGCTTTTACCCAACTGAGGTCAAAGTCTTCTACCAGCAGATCGAGAGCTTTTTTCGCAATGAGAAAATCGGTGAGTTTTTTCCGGACATTGTCATAAACCGTAATGGTTTCCGGGTCAAGGTTGCGCTCTGAGTCGGAGCGGCACTCTTTCAGGTAGAAGTCGAAGGCGGAGAGCAAGCTGACGGAACCGCCTTGGCCTAAATAGATCCGCTTAATTTTGGCAGCTGTAATGGTCTCCCTTTTTCTAAAAAGGTCATTAAATATAGCCCTCAGTTGGTTGCGCATCGTGTCTAGATGCTCATTTTTGAAGTACGCTTCCTGATCAGCGATCTTTACCTTTTCACCATCCCAGTGATCCCAGTCAATTGTCAGGCCAGTACTGCCGATGCTGACCCGCTCACCCGCTACTGAAATGCGGCAGTAAATTTGGGTTTTCCCCTTCTGTTTACTTCGACGTCTCCAAAAGCTTAATTCCATTCTTGAAATAATCATGTTTCGCTGTATTTGGTACAGCGGGGGTGTGGACTATTTGCAGGCCATTACTCTACAAACCATTGAGTAAGCGGCACAATATTTACTAACAGATCATCATGTTTAGCAAGTGGTGTAACCAGTCCTGTTAAGGTGAGACCAGTATTGAACTCAATTCAGAATATCAGTTGCTTATTCTTACAATAGGGCAAAAAAAAAGCCTGATACAGCTTCGTATCAGGCATCAGGTAACGTTTCAGTCTATTGTGCAGAGAGCGAGGGATTCGAACCCCCGGTACCCTTGCGAGTACTTCTGATTTCGAATCAGACCCGTTCGACCACTCCGGCAGCTCTCTTTCTCGTTTGGGAGTGCAAATATGCACGATTGTTAGTTATGACGCAATACGATTCAACAAAAAAATAGCGCTCATTCGCTTATTTCGCCACTAAGTGATCGGGCAAGAAGCAATCGAACCTGAGCCGGATCACTTTCCTGACCCAGCAAAACCATCAGTTTAGTAATGGCCGCTTCGGTCGTACTATCGGCCCCGCTCACTACGCCGATCTGCTGAAGCATCTTACTTGTCTGATAGCGTCCCTGGGTAACGCGCCCTCCATTGCACTGTGATACATTAAAGAGTACAACGCCCCGATTAGTTGCCTCTTTCAGCGTCTCCAAAAACCAGCTATCGGTTGGGGCATTGCCAGCACCGAATGTTTCGAGCACAATACCCCGCAAATTCCGGATGTTTACAATCGATTCGACAACCGGTTGGGTGATCCCAGGAAATAGTTTCAGGATCGTTACGTTTGGATCCAGCACAGTTCGTATCCGTAGCGACCAATCGGATTGATACGGGCGGATATAGGGTCTGTTATAGTCAATGCTAACGCCAGCCGTGGCCAAATGGGGATAATTCTCCGACGTGAACGCATTGAACTGCACACTTTCATGCTTTGTCGATCGATTTCCCCGCAACAGAAATGAGTTAAAATAAACGCATACTTCCGGCACGACCGGACGCCCATCTTCCTGTGCAGCGGCAATCTCCAGAGCAGTTATAAAATTTTCACGGGCGTCAGTACGTGCGATACCGATCGGCAATTGTGCCCCCGTCAGAATAACTGGTTTATTCAAACCGATGAGCATAAAACTCAACGCCGAAGCCGTGTAAGACATCGTATCGGTACCATGAAGGATCACAAAACTGTCGTACTGATCGTAGTTGTCCTCAATTAAGTGGGCCAGTTCGACCCAGACGGCGGGTTTCATATTCGACGAATCGATGATCTCGTGAAGCGTTAATAGTGTGATTTCAATGTCGAGTCGGTTTAACTCTGGAACACGATCCAGTACCTGTTCAAAATCAAAGGGGATCAGCTGGCTTGCTTTGGGGTCATAGACCATCCCGAATGTTCCCCCGGTATAAATGACTAAAACCGACGAACGGGGCTGTTTCGGTAGAACTGGATTTATGCGAACTGTCTTGTATGGCATTCGGTACGTGTAATGAATATAGCTGATTACTTTTTTGTTCGGATTGACTCACTGCGGAAGCAAATTGGCGTAGAGCGACGGAAGAAGTGATAATGCATTCGCCGTTGTGTGACGAGCCACATCGTCAATACTAATTTTCTTGAGATCGGCCACGCACTGCGCAATAATCCGAATGTACGATGGCTCGTTACGTTTGCCCCTGTAAGGAACAGGAGCCAGATATGGAGCATCCGTTTCCAGAACGATATGCGCCAAATCAACATGAGGCAGTACTTTGTCCAATCCTCCATTTTTGAACGTACTAACACCCCCAATGCCGAGCTTGAATCCCATCTCTATGGCGCGGTTCGCTTCGTCGAGCGTGCCAACAAAGCAGTGAAAAATGCCAGTCAGTCCGGGAAGGGCTAGTTTCTCTATGATATCAGCAGCTTCCATAAATGCATTCCGATCATGACCGGAACGAGTATGCATGGAAACGGGCAGGTTTTGTTCTGCCGCCCACCGGAGCTGGGTTTCGAAGGCAGCAAACTGCTGTTCGACATACGTCATATCCCAATAGAAATCCAGCCCAATTTCGCCTACAGCCATGAAGGCGTTCCGGCTCAGGTATTCCTCAGCAGCGGCCAGCTCGTCTTCAACTGTATCATTTACATAGGCTGGGTGCAGCCCCATCATGGGTAAGCATCGATCGGGATATTGTTCGGCCAAAGCCATCATACCCGGAACGGTTTCACGGGCACAATTGGGCATCCATATCTGACTAATTTGCTGCGATTCGGCCCGTTTCAGCATAGCATTCCGACCTCCCTGAGCAATGTCTTCGTCAAACTGAGGGTCGTAAATATGGGCGTGGGTGTCAATAAGTATCATAGTCAATCGTGAATGAGCCGTTTTCAGGGGGCAGCCCGCAAAGCGGTCCTCTGCGGTAAAGTACCTGCCGATGTCTACCTATAACTTCTTCCTTTCCAGGTAATTTGTGTTGGTAACCAGTAAAATAAGACCGCAATTGGCCCGATGATTAGCTGGTATACTTCAAAGAG comes from Spirosoma aureum and encodes:
- a CDS encoding S1 family peptidase; its protein translation is MKLYLLVIASTLLLRISFAQIIIRPETVKSLLLVSFKDTTEVGRGTGFVIKSKTRFYLITNWHVVTNKDPKTKNWIDKEKAKQIEPNKLAIIHNGKNLGDHVIKWEALTDSKGLKQFKEYNLGAGMVDVIALPLKDTIPDLTIYTVDYHPLPDSVYLSPTERLFVVGFPLGITSNSSFPIWKSGLIASEPDLDQEGKPIIWIDGVGYPGMSGSPVYFLTDKLIYKKGGSFNSVGPPITYFIGVYSHIYPSIGLGALWKGTYLKRLFDQLP
- a CDS encoding phage integrase SAM-like domain-containing protein; its protein translation is MELSFWRRRSKQKGKTQIYCRISVAGERVSIGSTGLTIDWDHWDGEKVKIADQEAYFKNEHLDTMRNQLRAIFNDLFRKRETITAAKIKRIYLGQGGSVSLLSAFDFYLKECRSDSERNLDPETITVYDNVRKKLTDFLIAKKALDLLVEDFDLSWVKAYRNWMKKVRLHSGKIGHADSYVAKQTQTIKNVMIWSKLNKLVDRNPLDGYKVKGIVYDDPVFLTEEEFTRLRAYKFRSPRLQQIADVFVILCRTGFHYGDLQDFIKQHKTATRRGIDGEVWIMKARIKTEVTSKVPVFDEVNEIIQKYGGWEKLPLVSLPKFNFWLKLLAAELNLHPDLSSKAGRKTFTDWCFNTLNLTTDAVIVLLGRKTADGLEVYGRPDERRVSSELKGSEVMQQRKQNKKAS
- a CDS encoding asparaginase; its protein translation is MPYKTVRINPVLPKQPRSSVLVIYTGGTFGMVYDPKASQLIPFDFEQVLDRVPELNRLDIEITLLTLHEIIDSSNMKPAVWVELAHLIEDNYDQYDSFVILHGTDTMSYTASALSFMLIGLNKPVILTGAQLPIGIARTDARENFITALEIAAAQEDGRPVVPEVCVYFNSFLLRGNRSTKHESVQFNAFTSENYPHLATAGVSIDYNRPYIRPYQSDWSLRIRTVLDPNVTILKLFPGITQPVVESIVNIRNLRGIVLETFGAGNAPTDSWFLETLKEATNRGVVLFNVSQCNGGRVTQGRYQTSKMLQQIGVVSGADSTTEAAITKLMVLLGQESDPAQVRLLLARSLSGEISE
- a CDS encoding TatD family hydrolase, which encodes MILIDTHAHIYDPQFDEDIAQGGRNAMLKRAESQQISQIWMPNCARETVPGMMALAEQYPDRCLPMMGLHPAYVNDTVEDELAAAEEYLSRNAFMAVGEIGLDFYWDMTYVEQQFAAFETQLRWAAEQNLPVSMHTRSGHDRNAFMEAADIIEKLALPGLTGIFHCFVGTLDEANRAIEMGFKLGIGGVSTFKNGGLDKVLPHVDLAHIVLETDAPYLAPVPYRGKRNEPSYIRIIAQCVADLKKISIDDVARHTTANALSLLPSLYANLLPQ